Within the Pseudomonas sp. SL4(2022) genome, the region CCCAGCTTTGCCGAGCAACGCGAAGCCCTCCTCACTCGGGCCTATGCCGCAGGCGTCCAGCAAATGCTGCTGACCGGTACCCGCCTCGACGAAAGCCGCCATGCCTTGGAACTGTGCCGGCAATTGGATAGCAGCGGCACACATTTGTTCAGTACCGCCGGTGTCCACCCTCACGATGCCAGCAGCTGGAACAGTGACAGCTCTGCCGAACTCAAGGCTCTGCTGGACGATGTCCGAGTTCGCGCCGTGGGCGAATGCGGCCTGGACTTCAACCGTGACTTTTCCCCCAGGCCACAGCAGGAGCAGGTGCTGGAGCAACAACTGGCCCTGGCCGTGGAGTTGCAGCTGCCCGTGTTTCTGCATGAGCGCGATGCTGACGAGCGCCTGCTGGCGATCCTGCGTCACTACCGCGATCAGCTACCGGCTGCCGTGGTGCACTGCTTTACCGGGGAGAAACGCGCGTTGTTCAACTACCTGGATATGGACCTGCATATCGGCATCACCGGCTGGATCTGTGACGAGCGCCGTGGCAGCCACCTGCACCCACTGGTCAAGGAAATACCCCGTGGCCGCCTGATGCTGGAAAGTGATGCGCCGTTCCTGCTGCCCCGCAGCCTTCGGCCGAAACCGAAGAACGGCCGCAATGAGCCGGCTTTTCTGGTAGAGGTGCTGCGTGAAGTCGCATTGCACCGCGGTGAAACCGAACAGATTTTGGCGGCCCATACCAGCGCTGCGGCGCAGGCGTTTTTCCAATTGCCTGCACCCGGCAATAGCCAGCCACACACCTGAGCCCGCGGTTGATAAGGGTCAATAGGCCTGCGCAGGTTTTACCCGATACTGGTGGCACGGTGGCAAATGCTTTTATTGCCATCGGCCTAAACCCGACAGGGACTTCGCCGATACAGACTGTGCCGTCCATTGCATACCGAACATCCCATAACGCCCTG harbors:
- a CDS encoding TatD family hydrolase — protein: MQLIDIGVNLTHPSFAEQREALLTRAYAAGVQQMLLTGTRLDESRHALELCRQLDSSGTHLFSTAGVHPHDASSWNSDSSAELKALLDDVRVRAVGECGLDFNRDFSPRPQQEQVLEQQLALAVELQLPVFLHERDADERLLAILRHYRDQLPAAVVHCFTGEKRALFNYLDMDLHIGITGWICDERRGSHLHPLVKEIPRGRLMLESDAPFLLPRSLRPKPKNGRNEPAFLVEVLREVALHRGETEQILAAHTSAAAQAFFQLPAPGNSQPHT